A stretch of Lepidochelys kempii isolate rLepKem1 chromosome 14, rLepKem1.hap2, whole genome shotgun sequence DNA encodes these proteins:
- the LOC140897649 gene encoding olfactory receptor 10A7-like, with translation MGSKDGNLSNFKVQPNLSMFITFHDHRMQLMEKGDVENQTDVTEFILLGFGDLPELQILLFLVFLVIYIVTMAGNFLIIALVVTDQHLHTPMYFFLGNLSCLETCYTSALLPRMLASLLTGDRTISVGGCMTQFSFFCFLTTTECYLLAVMSYDRYLAICKPLHYGTCMNGKLCLQLAAGCWISGFLLCTIMICFMSQLIFCGPNVMDHFFCDLIPMLKLSCSDTSQIMLVLYIFTFPDAVSPFLLTLTSYVCIVSTILRIPSTTGRQKAFSTCFSHLIVVTLFYGTIMIVYMLPKSSNLRALNKVFSVCYTVLTPLANPLIYSLRNREVKVALRKAVRKCLALTKKSD, from the coding sequence ATGGGATCAAAAGATGGAAATCTATCTAATTTCAAGGTCCAGCCAAATCTTTCAATGTTCATTACTTTTCACGATCACAGGATGCAGCTCATGGAGAAAGGAGATGTGGAAAATCAAACAGATGTGACAGAATTCATCCTCCTGGGGTTTGGGGATCTCCCTGAACTGCAGATCCTTCTCTTTCTGGTTTTCCTAGTGATCTATATTGTGACCATGGCAGGGAACTTCCTCATCATTGCTCTAGTTGTGActgatcagcaccttcacacccccatgtacttcttcctggggaacttgtcctgcCTGGAGACCTGCTACACTTCTGCCCTCCTGCCCAGgatgctggccagtctcctgactggGGACAGAACCATTTCTGTGGGGGGCTGCATGACacagttttctttcttttgttttctaacaACTACAGAGTGTTATCTCCTGGCAGTGATGTCTTATGATCGGTATTTAGCCATATGCAAACCACTGCACTATGGAACCTGTATGAATGGCAAGTTGTGCCTCCAGCTAGCAGCTGGGTGTTGGATAAGTGGATTTCTACTTTGTACAATCATGATCTGTTTTATGTCACAATTAATTTTCTGTGGCCCCAATGTAATGGATCATTTCTTTTGTGATCTCATCCCAATGCTAAAGCTCTCCTGCAGTGACACCAGCCAGATTATGCTGGTTCTTTACATATTTACCTTCCCAGATGCAGTTTCCCCATTTCTATTAACCTTGACATCCTATGTTTGTATCGTTAGCaccatcctgagaatcccttccaccaccgggaggcaaaaggccttttccactTGCTTCTCTCACCTCATTGTGGTAACACTTTTCTATGGGACCATAATGATTGTCTACATGCTACCAAAATCCAGCAACCTGAGAGCCCTGAACAAAGTGTTCTCTGTCTGCTACACAGTCCTGACTCCTCTGGCCaatcccctcatctacagcctgagaaacagaGAGGTCAAGGTGGCCCTGAGAAAAGCTGTCAGGAAATGTCTGGCCCTCACAAAGAAGTCAGACTAG